A DNA window from Nyctibius grandis isolate bNycGra1 chromosome 25, bNycGra1.pri, whole genome shotgun sequence contains the following coding sequences:
- the ATP5MG gene encoding ATP synthase subunit g, mitochondrial — MAQAAQRLAQRIAVRGPQLLSAAVAYSKPRLATFWYYAKVELAPPTPAEIPRAIDSMRAMVRSFQTGRLAQLTVKEALRNGLVATEVLMWFYIGEIIGKGGLIGYNV; from the exons ATGGCGCAGGCGGCGCAGAGGCTGGCGCAGCGCATCGCCGTCCGCGGGCCGCAGCTGCTCAGCG CCGCCGTGGCGTACTCGAAGCCGCGCTTGGCCACGTTCTGGTACTACGCGAAGGTGGAGCTGGCCCCGCCGACCCCCGCCGAGATTCCCCGGGCCATCGACAGCATGAGGGCCATGGTGAGGAGCTTCCAGACCGGCCGCCTGGCGCAGCTCACCGTCAAG gaaGCACTGAGGAACGGTCTGGTGGCCACAGAGGTGCTGATGTGGTTTTACATCGGGGAGATCATCGGCAAGGGCGGCCTGATCGGGTACAATGTCTGA